A region of the Callithrix jacchus isolate 240 chromosome 5, calJac240_pri, whole genome shotgun sequence genome:
CCCCTTGCTTAAAGCCAAGTCCCCAGATGACAAAGTAATTAGATCAAAGTTCAGAATGGCAAAGAGAGATAAGATAATTGAAAAAAACCTCATCCTACTTTAAAAGAGCTATTTTGGTCTTTcaactaaaatgatttttttctgttgaaagaGATTTGGCTGAAGTGTCCGGCTCAGCTAatggcagaaaatcaacaaaatatgaaGAGCTCCATAACACTGTGGCCTAACCCAATGTATGTAGTTATTATATAATCAATGGCAAAACCGAAGGGAATCTAAAACCATTTATACCTTACTTTGGGAATGCAAtaacctttattttgttttctctgcagAGGTAAAATCTTGTTTTGATGCTTATTTCaattagttttcatttcttatgCACAGACTAAAAGTGGTAAGACAGCATGGTCGCAGGCATGCTCACCaaattgcaccagtgcactccaacctgggtgacaaagcaaaactccatctcaacaataacaacaacaacacactAAAACttgtgcttgagatattttgcagaccctgcacttgatggattcGCTAGcatcacccagatcaataaactggctcatctggtcttgtggcccccacccaggaactgacttagtgcaagaggacagcttccactccctatgatttcatctcaacCTGATCAATCAGCACTCCACACTTTCGGATCCCCTACCcatcaaattatccttaaaaaaccCGAtccctgctgggcacagtggctcatgcctataatcccagcactttgggaggccatgtgggcggatcatgaggtcaggagttcaagaccagcctgaccaacgtggtgaaaccccttttttactaaaaaaacaaaaattagctgggtgtcgtggcacgtgcctgtaatcccagctactcaggagactgaggcaggagaattgcttgaacccaggagggggaggttgtggtgagccaagattgcaccactgcactccagcctgggtgacagatcgagacttcgtctcaaaaaagaaataaaaaacacccAAACCCGATCACTGAGTTTAGGGTGACTGATGTGAGCAATCATAAAAGTATGGTTTTCCATGTAGCCAGTTCTGCATCCATTAAACTCTTTTATCTATTGCAATTCCCATGCCTTGATAAatcggctctgtctaggcagcgtGCAAGAAGAACCCATTGGGTGGTTACACTTATATGGCAAAGAAAGTCACCATCGACTTCAGAAATTTACATCAGAAGCCCACAGAGAGATAAGCCTCATTTCAGAAAAACCACAGCAGAATAAATAAGAGTTAACTTATACCCAGACTTCTTTTTCAAGCAAAGGTGACACTAGAAAAGGCATGAAAAAGCCATGTTTCTGAGACTTCCTGGAGGGTATAAGGTTGAGTGGGGTGTGAACGGGGAGAGGGGGAACAGGAGAGATGGGTTGTGACTTATTTATTCATGCATATAACAATGATTTTTGAGTACTCATATGTGAGTCACTGAGCTGGGGTCTGAAATacaagcagaaaaagagaaacagggttttgcctttGAGATACTTACAGTTTGGTGGGAAGAGCAGAAAGGACAGAGGAGTTTAGAGTAATCTGGGTAAACAGGAAAGTGGGCATTCCTGCAAGGGACAACTAACTCATTTTAGACACGTCAGAGAAGGTTCCTGGAGGAAGAATTTGCTCAAGCAGAGATACAAGGATCATAAAGAtcaaagaagaggagagaagagtgTTTGTAAGGGAAGAAACTGCACGGAGGGAAAAGCTCGGAATTGAAAGAAGGCAAGCATGAAgtatttaaggaaaagaaaggctgggcgtgttggctcacgcctgtaatcccaacactttgggaggctgaggcaggcggatcacctcaggtcaggagctcaagaccagcctgaacaatgtggtgaaaccccccgtctctactaaaaatacaaaaattatctgggcatggtggcaggcacctgtaatcccagctactcaggaggctgaggcaggagaatcacttgaacccaggaggcagaggttgcaatgagctgagtaccactgcactccagcctgggcaacagagtaagactcaatctcaaaaaaaaaggaaaagaaagtagtgTATAGGTAAAGTATTTATCTTAAGTCCAGGACTCCTAATTTATGGGTTATTATTATAATGTAGGCATCTACAGGAGGCTATGAGTATACATTACTCTTTCAAGAAAAcggtgaaatggaaaaaaaaaaaaaaagaaagaaaatggttaaaTGGGAAAATAGTCCCCAGTCTTGCTAAAGTTTATGGGAAGCCATTGTTTTGGTCTGACCTCCTGCACTAGGCTCCAGCAGGCCAGACCAAATCAGAACGGAGTTACTTGTGCTAAGTGCCACGTAATCAAACTGAACTTTGAATCAAAGTCATTTTCCGGAaaacaggagattccagggaatcTGAGTAAATGTAATAAGGAAGTCTCCTCTGTTTTAACCCTACAAagaaagtaactttgaaatgacCAATTTGCAGggttggtgcggtggctcatgtctgtaatcccagcactttgggaggcccaggcgggcagatcacttgaggtcaggagttcaagaccagtctggccaaaatggcaaaaccttgtctctactagaagtacaaaaattagcccagcatggtggtgctcgcctgtgaTCCAGGTACTAGGATGGCACTaggccaacatttaaatttttgaatattttttctgttctctttttttaccAAGCACATTTATCAACAAGCCTCCTCAAGAAatcctgtaatccaaacactttggaagccaaggcgggctgatcacctgaggtcgggagttcaaggccagcctgaccaacatggtgaaaccccgtcttaaagaagaaaaaaaaaaaaaaaaagaaagaaagaaattgcccAAAATAGCCACAGGTGGCAAGCTTCACTGACAGGCCAAAAGCCCTCAGTCAACATGGCCGCGACGGGCTTCCATTGCCCTTCTCTGCCAGCAGTAAGGATGGCTCCAGTGACTTCCTTTTAACCTCGCATTTCCCATAACAAAGATGGCGCCTTTGCTTCCGCGTTCCGGTTGTGGACGGTGAGTGTCTCGCGTCTTGGCGTCTTTTCTCGTCAGTTTTCTCTGTCGTTCCCGGAGTGCTTTGGAGCGAGGTAAGGGATGGGTAGGACGGGAGGGTCACAGCAATGCATCTGATTGTTCTCTCTCAATTAGGAAGTTATGGAGGCTTTCCTTGGCCTGTCAGGATTTCCCACCAGCTCCCCGCCCCTTCCGCCCCAACATGCGGTCTCTGAAGCCTTGTGGGTAGTGAGTTTGGATAAGCttcgcttcttttttttttttttttccaattattattattatttattttttcagtgacCTGCCACTTCAGGAGGTTCtgccaaaaagaaaagcaaaacaaaccaaaaaacagctttcttgataaatgtctattcacatACCATGTAAAATTTGCACCTTTAAAGCTAAAAAAttaaagccaggcatagtggcattcgcttgtagtcccagcagctcaggaccgtgaattccaggctgcagtgagctgacatgcaccactgcactccagcctgggagacagagcaagacaacggacctaaacataaacaaaataaggTGTAACATTAAGGGTTTGttggtgttgttgttgttgttgacagaACTGTGCATCTATTACTGtgatctaattttagaatattttcatcactccaaagaAAAATCCTGCATTCAGTAGCAGTCACTCTGTATTCACCACGTCCTCTCTGCCCCAAGTCCTAGACAACTGCTAGCatactttctgtctgtatagCCTTGCCAATTCGCACGTttgatataaatgaaatcatacagcgTGACTGGTTTCTTTTATTAAGTATAATGTCAACGATTTGGTGACTAGCttcttttgtgacttttttttttttgaaactgagtctcatgaatctcactctgttgcccaggctggagtacagtggcacaatctcggctcactgcaacctctgccacccgggttcaagctagtctcctgtctcagcttcccaagtagctgggattacaggagcctgccaccacatctggctaatttttgtatttttagtagagatggggtttcaccacctgggccaggatggtcttgaagtCCTCAGCTGGTGATcaacctgcatcggcctcccaaagtgctgggattacaggcatgaccagcACTCCATCTTCTTATACTatgtataatattttcaaagcttGTCTTTGTAGCATGTGTCTGACTGTTAGCAGAGAAACCAAACTCTGTAAActattttaaagaggtttattctgagccagtatgagtgaccatggcccggagagaaaacacaaaaccaaaaagcCTTAGTAAATGATCCTGAGGCAGTTgggtttttttacattttagggagacaggagtTACAGACAAAGACACAAATCAGTACATGGAAGGCATACATTGGTTAGACCCAAAAAGGCAGATATCTCAAAGGGTGGTCTTAGGTGGATTTTATGGATTCTTTAGCTGACAATTGCTTGAGAATTAAGCTTTTTCTAAAGACTTGAAGTCAGTAGAAAAAAATGCTTGAACTAAGATAAGGGAGTTGTGGGGTTCAAGGTCCTGGTTCCATAGATGAAACTTCGTGAGTGGCAGCCTCAGAGAATaaatgggctgggcactgtggctcacacctgtaatcccaacactctgtgaggccaaggtagatggatcacttgaggtcaggagtttgagatcagcctgaccaaaatgttgaaacactatctctactaaaaatacaaaaattagccggatgtggtggcatgcgcctgtaaccccagctacttgggaggctgaggcacaagaattgcttgaacccaggatatggaggtcatagtgagccaagatcatgtcactgcactccagcctgggtgacagagtgagacttcatctcaaaaaaaaaggagagagagagaatagatggtaCTTTGTCGCCACGTGTCTctttttggaaatttaaaatttaagtgtCAGAATCAATCTTTCCTAAATCTGGGAAAGGCCTAGAAAAGGAAATTCTGGCTGCATTAAAGGAGATTCTCTGCAGATGCAAATTTCTGTTACAAAAGACAGTTTTATAGGGCCATTTTGAAATACgtcaaggaaatatattttgggataattttttttttttgagacagagtcttgctctgtcacccaaactggagtgtagcatgatctcagctcactgcaacctccacctcctgggttcaagtggttctcctacctcagtctccagagctgctggaattacaggtgtgcaccaccacacctactttttgtattttgtttgtttgtttgtttttgagttggattCTTCTAAGGTAGAagaattcttctgccttagcctcccaaatagctgggactgcaggcgtgcgccaccatgcctggctaatttttttgtatttttagtagagacagggtttcaccatattgggcaggttggtcttgaactcctgaccttgtgatctgcctgcctcagcctcccagagtgctgggattataggtgtgagccactgcaccaggccacgTAATTAAATCACCCATAAGAGAGGAAAATAAGCACTTCTGGAGAAGGAAGTTGAACCACATTGTCAAAAGGTTTGGGATAAAGGATAATCATTGCATCTGCTTGGATCAGACCACAAGAAGGGTTTAATCTgcctccattgcttgttttttactTCTGTACAAATTCACTGAGTCCCAAAtaatgtatttactattttttttagtagagacggggtttcaccatggtggccaggctcgtctcaaactcctgacctcaggcgatccacctgcctggccccccaaagtgctggggttataggtgtcagccactgcacctggccattttttaatttaagagagagagtcttgctgcgtcatccaggctggaatgcagtggtgcaatatcagctcaatgcaacctctgcctccccggttcaagtgactctcctgcctcagcctcccaagtaactgggactacaggtgtgtactatggcacccagctaattttttattttttatttttagtggagatggggtttcaccatgtttgccaggctggtctcaaactcctgacctcatgcaatccacccaccttgggctcccaaagtgcctgggacAGCTCCTCTGTGCCTGGTcgacatgttttctttttgtggtcCAGTTCCCAGCTCGTGAGGTATTTGGTATTTAAGTTAttctgaaaacaaagaaagatatGTATCACATCAATGTGCTATTTGTTTTCAGAAAGGATTCTATTCATTTCATATCACTGATGATACCCTCAGTTGAtggtggatttctttttttttttttaatacatatatatatatatatatatatatttttttttttttttaaagatggggtttcaccatgatggctaggctggtcttgaactcctgacctcaggtgatccactcaccttagcctcccaaagtgctaggattacaggcatgagccaccgtgccgggcctgTTGATGGTGGATTTCAAGGCGCCTTTGCAGGCAGGCAGGATATGCCAGCATCATTCACTGACCTGTTTGTTCCCTTCCAGAAGCCTCCAGAGCAGAATGTTAGGTAACATGAAGGGAGAAGGGGGAGACAAAGTTGCCTGGTGCAGAGCTGTTTGCTGAAGCTTCAGGCTTGGTTGGCTAATACAGAACCTGTGAAAAGACAGGATGTTCTTGCTTCTTTAGGAACCTGGATCACTCCACTCCTTTCAGGAGCAATCAGCTGATAGCTTGGCTCACTCTCGGCCTGAGCGAATGTGCACAACAGCATGTGACTGGGTGTCCTCAAACAAAAAGGTCCTGCCAGGTCTCActgttgatttgtttttatatacttCCTATATTTGCCTAATCACGTGGTAGTTTAGGCTGCAGCACTGGGGCTCTGCAGACACAGGAGCCTGGAAGGCCACTGTGATACCACAACAGTGGTATCTCAATCTGATAACTGAGAAGGCTACTGAATGACTAAGGGGCAGGTAGCATGTACAGTTCAAATATGCTGGACAGAAGGGTAATGAATGTCCCAGGTGGGATGGAGCGGGACAGCACGAGATTTCATCACAATACGCAGAATggtgcacaatttaaaacttatcgtttatttctggagttttctatttaatatttttgaatcatGGTTGAGTGAGATTAACAGAAACTGCAGAGAGCAAAGTCGCAGATAAGGGGGGACTACTCTCAGTCATTCTGATTTCACTGTTGTTTGACCTTTaaaattattggccaggcatggtggctcacacctgtaatcccagcactttgggaggccaaggcaggtggatcacaagataaggagattgagaccagcctgaccaacatggtgaaaccctgtctctactaaaaatacaaaaattagtcaggcatggtggtaggtgcctgtaatcccagctacttgggaggctgaggcaggagaattgtttgaacccgggaggcggaggctgcagtgagccgagatcacaccactgtacttcagcctggcaacagagtgagactatgtctcaaaaataaataaataaataagtaaaaataaaattatctgggtgggtacagtggctcacgcccataatcccagcactctgggaggctgagatgggaggattgcttgagcccaggagttcaagaccagcttgggcaatatggtgagacctgatctctacaaaaataaataaataaataaaagtaggaaacaaataaaatgattcaAGCTCTGGCTCTAATGAAGGATCCTGCTATGTGATGCCTTTTGTATTGCATTGTTCTATTTCTTCCATGGCAGGACTATGGCAGCTGAGGATGCCACTTCAGGCAGTGTGTCAGAGGAGAGCAGTGCTTTGGACCTGCCATCTGCATGTGACATAAGAGATTATGTCCTGCAGAGACCCAGCCAAGACACCAACAGTGAGGCTTTCAGTTCTGTGGAATGC
Encoded here:
- the SHLD1 gene encoding shieldin complex subunit 1 isoform X3, producing MAPLLPRSGCGRTMAAEDATSGSVSEESSALDLPSACDIRDYVLQRPSQDTNSEAFSSVECHSFPCSSDVDPDCAVYLLKLQKFTWHGVGGP